The Oncorhynchus mykiss isolate Arlee chromosome 14, USDA_OmykA_1.1, whole genome shotgun sequence genome segment TTGGGGGGCTCTACGTGGGGGAGAGAAAAATGAAATTTtagagttaatttcctgcaattctacacattttgccatgcagGGGAGAGGCTTATGCCTGGCCCTGAATGTCCATActgtatctgtctctcctctctcctacacacacacacactccctctcacacactctctcgaTGTGCCTCAGTGCCTTACTGAGTGAGCCGTTCGTTCACAGCACATGAGCTCCACTCTAAGCTGCTCTACCTGCTGAGTGCCCACACATTGGATTAAGGCCGCTGCCTGTCTGGCTGGGACTCTCACTCACGTACCTACTGTAAGGGTGTGTCAAGGACGGGGCTGCATATACATCTGCGTCAGTCAAATCACCCAACCATTACTAGGACTGCAACAACAAGGCAGGGCCTCATGGTCAGCCAGTCTTTCTAACATTGTTCTGGGCTACAACAGTCATCAAAATGGCCAATTTGTGAGGAAAGTTGCGAAAAACACAGTAATTATAAACTCACATCTCTGAATTTGTTCCAATATCTGTCCTTGTCGTATTGAGACACGGTGCTGAGCCATTTGTCGTTGTCCAACGCGTGGCCAATGTTTTTGTTACCAACCACCGTTCCCCCGCGCCTGCCCTCTGCGCGCAGCAAGAGAGCCGCGAAAGGCAGCAGACAGAAAAGCATCGTCTGAAAAAAAGAGAGATGAGgaaagagaaaatgagagagaaagtgacatTGAGAACAAGAGATATTAAGACAGCAAGGGAGGTAAATGAGCCTGCTGCCTTGATGCGCATGATGTGGACTAGGAATAATTGTTCATACAAGTACGCACCAACATGTAGGTTAATTCACCTGCACTTTGTCATggattgaaaatgtatttaatgatGCAGATATGTCAGCATCAAAATGGACAAGGACATGATGTTATTCAATCTATTAGGTTGGATTAATTTGATTGAGTAAATACTGGAGATTGCCTCTTATGAAATTGCTGCTCCTCCTAAGCTGATTATAAACATTTGGAGACATATTGCATTTGCACACCGTGGCAGATGGAGCACGGGAAACCGATTAGCTCGTGAGGCTCTCAGACGGTCTAAACAGGCAATTACCGTCTACTTGGAGCGCGcgcctctctcatctccttttaCCAAAGCGGGAGTGAACCACAAATACGTAGACTACAtaactctctcccttcccttatCATATACATACACATCTGTCTTCACCGGTCCTAGCTCACAAACGCACCCCGTTCTTCCATCCACCTACCTCAATTAGCTTGTGTCCAGCTCCTGGGAAAAGAGGTATAGGGTGGGACGTTTCTGCTGCTGTCAGTTAGACGTTTTTTTTCTCGGTCAGACTGTAGAGTAGCCTAATTATCCACGGGACCTCCGGTAGCTCTGAACTCCGCTGTAATACTGACCGCGACCAGGAGCAGCAGGAACAAGCCTCGTCAGaactgtctctctcccaccctcgGTAACTTCCGCTCAGACTCCGCCTCTCTGAtagcggtctctctctctctttcccaatcGCTTCCCCGCTCACTCCTTTACCCtcctctatacctccctccccatgtctccctcccttcttccctctctctttctctttgcagTGCAGAGAGCTGGTGTGTCATTGATTTACAACGGGGGGAATGGTGCATTCACACGGGAATAAGCGAATGTTTGTTGTTTCAAGGCGAAATTTCCAGGTGATACTACGGCCAATAAGACGGATATTTTGGGGGGTGATGGATTATTTTTGTACTTTCATGATTGATATAGTCCTACACACTTTTTATTTATAGTTATTATCCCGAGATAACTTTTATGGTCATCAAAATGCAAGCCGAGTAAAGCCTAGGCAGTCTCTTTAGAATGCACGTTTGAGTATAGTCCTATAGCGTATGGCAGTGTTAGGCCACACTAAACGTTAAGGCTTCTATAGAATTGAGCAATGTGAAAATGTCTGTCACTTACAATAATGTTTATTTTctgctataggcctatttcatATAGCCTCCCATTTCAATATGGCCTGTGCGCGTCGCCTGTGCGCAGACTGGCGAGCGCTGTTCTTTCAGCACAGCTTTCCTTTCAGAACCACGCGCCGCGCACGATGTCActgggagcagagaggaggaacTCGACTGGGGAAAAACAAAACGGTAAAGCCGACACCCCACCAATTCAAATCTAGACCTCGAAGCATGTTCCACTGTTCCTTTTCCTtcttcccctcttatcagggactgatttagacatgGGACTCCAAGTGGGtgaaattaattatcaggtagaacagaaaaccagtaggGTCTGTCATAGCAGCCAAAGAACAATGGGTCCGAAAGAAAGCGTTTCTCTTTCACGCCTACGTGGCCTGCGGTGTAAGTGACACGGTCTTTCTAAtcttttttattgaacctttatttaactaggcaagtcagttaagaacttaagaacattcatatttacaatgataaCCTACTCCGGCCAAACACGAACGACGCTGGGggaattgtgcgccgccctatgggactcccggatgtgatacagcctggtttcgaaccaggtactgtacGCCATATTGAGATACCATGCAGGCTAGGGACACGTCAGAAGTGATCTAGGGATAACAACTATAGAGAAAAAGTGTGTAGGACTATATTAATCATGAAAGTACCAAATAATCCATCACCCCCAAAAATATCCTTCTTGTTGGCCGTAGTATCACCTGGAAATGTCGCCTTGAAacacgcctcttgcactgaaatgcagtgccttaaaccactgcTCCACTCCGTAGTCAAAATAAGCGGGGATCATCTCTCCTAACCCCGTCCCCCCACATCCTCTCTCGTCTCTTCTGGCTCTAGGACCAGGCAAGGccgacatatctgcactctgagTGGATACGGAGTGGCTGTCACTCCCCGGGGCTATTTTCATCTGGTGCGCAGTGTGACTGATGATACATGCGACGGCAGCGCCACTGGTGCGATGAGCAGCAACCAGCCTGATTtggaagtgtaaaaaaaaaaaaaagtggtgcTTTTTTGCTTTGCTCTGATTTCTATAGGTCTTGTTTTTATCGTTATGCGAAATGTTTATCAAAGCCACGTGCAGATAGACTTATTGAAAAATGGCAAGATAATTCTCACTTAAAATTACACAAAATAATTTCGTTTTGGTATGATTAAACGCGTCAATCTAGTCTAGCAATGTCGTTTATACTCGGTCGTTGGCCCCCAGAGGCCTACGTGATCCCACCTAATTACCAATATTCTAAATAAATGAGAAACGACTCAAATACGGAGGCAATGGCTTCACGCCTGCTAACGGCTGATAAATGTAATTGGAACTTTTAGATGTGCGCTCAGGTGAGGAGAAACAATATTGAAAGGCGTTTCACATTACTCACGAGAATAAATCCCGTTGGGCTagaattgttaaaaaaaaaaaaattatctgaATGTTCATATAACATCAACCCAACTCCTGGCATTCCATCTAGCTCTATTTAATGTCGTTGCTGGTTGATTTCATTCTAAAATTGACGTATAATTAATTAGGCCGACTGACGCAATAATGAGGGGTGGAGAACGTGACTTGAacctataaaataaaataaacacactgTTTGTGACGTCAGTGCCATCTAGCGATGGACCTCTAACTTATTGGAACAATATACATGTTTtacttatttattatttaactaggcaagtcagtgaacaAATCATTATTTTACAATGACCTACAAAATATATTTGAGTCAATGTAGTAACATACAGGTCATTCTAACGAAGGTTTTAATTCAGATCAATTGGTTTCCCGAAACATATTGGTTAAGTCCTCAGGTGGAAAAAAAAAGAGGCGGCATGTTTTTGGAAACCTTTAATAATCATCTCCAAATAATATAATCATACATTCTAATTTTTCCCTTGTAGGTTTATGTACAATGCATATATGTGGTTAACAGTGGACTTCAACCCGCAACACATAGAGTAGAGGAACACAGGCTTGCATAAGGCACTATCTGGGGAGAAGAGAGGCCAATAGAGAAGAGAGAATGTCTGTGACAGTCCACACAGTCACATAGTTTGTATGAATGCTCAGCGTTCCTTTAGACAATACTGGAGTCTTCCCAATGCTAGGGTCCCTCTGGTCTCGAGGTTGTTGGGGACAGGCTTTGGGTAAAGGCTGCTGGTGTAGGGCATGGCAGTAGGATCAAATTGCCCCTAGACACGGATCTAAAGTCATTTCTGGGTTTGCCACCAAGGTTAGGATATGTGGAAGCCAATCTGATCATGGATCTGTTTTTTACAGGCAGTTCTACCCAGGTTGGGTCATGTTGTGTGGGGTTCACCAGTGGTTTCTTTGAGCAGCGGTGTCCTCATCTATGATTCGTGGGAGCCGGCCACTTGCCCCACCTTCTAGGTAGCCTGGCTTCACAGCAGGCGTCTCGGACAGTTTCCGTTTACTTTTGTTTAGGTCTGGATGtatggatggagagaagagagagagagagatgttctaTACATAAGGTGTCCTCATTAAAGTGGATTGGTTTTATATGGTGTTTACTGATCACTCACCTGAGATGGCCAGTAGCATCTTCCTTCTCGCTCCAAACGTGGACACTCCCACCTCTTTCAGATCCTCGTCAGACAGAGTCAGGAAAGTCTGGAAATCAATCTGCAGAAATAGGGGCATGAAAACACAGTTTCTCAGACAGCACATAGACGACTGGATGCTCATTAAGTCCTCCTCTGTGCCACTGAAAACATCTTAGTCGGCCCTGCCTATGTAGGCTACTTCAACAGATAGAGGAATGACCTGTTTCTCTGTGAATGTGTTACTCCTATGCCCCAGGGGGCGCTAGTTGTCTAACTGTACCTCTTGCTGTTGGAACACGTCGATGTACTTCCCCATACCGAGCTGGCTCAGGAGCTCTGGGAGATCGTCCGTAGGCTGGGGGGAGGAGCTAAGCTGGCTAGCAGTCAACGCCCTCACAGAGGACATGCACTCAAAGTAGTTACTGCAGCTCAGGAAGCTCTCCgctaggggtcagaggtcaaaggTGAAGAGGTCAGGGAGGAATGTGGAGAGTAGGGGAGTGACAGAAGGAAGAGTTACGACAGAAAGCATAAAGTCTCACATCTTTCTATAGCTCTCAGATTGAAGACATTTAAAGCACATCTTTGATACTGACTACATTGAAGATCAGGCAGACATTGGAATTGCATTTCTTTCAAAGTTCTCTTTGTAGACACACCCTCTCTGTTAGAGACACACAAAGAAACGTACAGGTTTTATCGTTTCGGGGTCTGTTTGTTGAAGACGCAAATGCCGGGAAGGACGAcgtggaggagaaggaagaggagaagttagagggggaggaagaggaggaggaagatggagaagGGAAAATGGGGGAGGATGATCCACGTCTGTCACGCCAGTTCTCTGAATTACTGCCATTGGACACTTTCTCCTTCACATTCTGCGGGCCCCATGTCtacatgtggagagagagagagagagagagagagagagagagagagagagagagagagagagagagagagagagagagagagagagagagagagagagagagagagagagagagagagagagagagagagagagagagagagagagagagagagagagagagagagagagagagagagagagagagagagagagagagagagagagagagagagagagagagagagagagagagagagagagagagagagagagagagagagagagagagagagagagagagagagagagagagagagagagagagagagagagagagagagagagagagagagagagagagagagagagagaatagtgggagagaggatgggggagagatggggtttAATTGCATATATTCCACTTGTTTATACTCCCTTTGCTTTGTTCCTCACTTTTCCTccaaccccctctctcactcactctctccttctctttccctccctgagGATGAGTGGATGAGACAGGGTGGTAATTGGTGCTCACAGTTTCTCTCCGGCTCTTGGCATTTCTCAGTGCAGGAAAACCAATCGAGCCAAGTAACACTGAGAATAATCATATTCCTAAACAAACTCTCACCCAGCTCAATGCCTCTCCAAGCTCGCAACAAAAAAATAATCAGGCGGAACACAGATACGCACTCCTAAATCCCCTAGCGCAGAACAACACAGAAGTCATCAGACAGTTCCCACTCGTATCTGTTAACCCAAATTAGCGTGGTGTTCAGTGGCTGTCCACAGAGCATTTAGCGAGGCCAGCTGCTTGACGGCTGATAAACCAAGAGGACAGGTCACCAATACAGCCCATTGAAAATGGATCGTTGGTTGTTGTAAAAGCAGGTCAGATGATAACCCTAGTACAGGTGAAATAGCATCACAGGTGATGCTGGTTTAATGCTGGTTTAAACCCTTTGGCCAATTTCTGCCCAGGTAAGCTAATAGTAGCTAGTAAGGTGAGCTGTTGCTATCCAGGGTTTGTCAGGTAGGGTTTATAGGGATTCTAAGTACAGGTAAGATATTAGCAGTTGTACCTGTTGTTGTTGGCCAGTGTTTGCCAGGTAAGGTTTGTAGCTGCGTCGGCTGACGTTGCGTAGCTCCTTAACAGCCTCGGCAGGCATGGACTTAGAGAAGCCCAGACCACTCCAGGTATCAGTGGGGGTCCGAACCTCTGTCACCACCGGATTCCTCTGCATGGCTGGGAGAGTGGAGATaaaatacatcacacacacacacacacacgcgtagaCTGCGTTAACACAGGACGCCCCATTCAGATTTTTTAAGTTATAGCCTCGAGTAGTCTCCCATTTCAATATAAAGTTATTGGCTCAAGATCTGATCTGATTGTTCAAATGACCAGTTATTGGCCAAATATCAGAATTagactgcctgtgtaaacgcagccatagacAGATCCGATAGACACagacaaaaacataaacacacacataacttACTCTGAGAAACATAAACACCAAGTTATAAATATAAATCACTCACAAGCAGACACAGTGGTTTAATTGGTAAGCCGTGGCTGTCAGGTGTTGAataatgcagacagagaacagTGTTTAATTGTATTTCATTTAAGTGTTTAATTGCACTGATACATAATACTTAATGAAGAATCTCATAGGCATAGACGCTAAACACATTGAAATTAGTGTGAGAGTGTGTATTACAGGATCCATGTAGGAGTGTGtgatgtgtaaaaaaaaacacggcgtgtgtgtgtgtgtgtgtgtgtgtgtgtgtgtgtgtgtctagctcTCATAGATAGACACATGAGTATCGTAATGACCACGAGGCAGATGGCTCATTCAAACTGCTAATTCATAATCCCATAAAGCAACACTGAGGGAATTTAGAACCATTTGGCTAAAGATCCTCAAAATATCCCTCATTCTGAATGatggtaaagaaagagagagagagagagagagagagagtgtgtgtgtgtgtgtgtgtgtgtgtgtgtgtgtgcatgtgtgagcgtGTGGTTGTGTGGCTGAGACAGTGTATCAGACACCAGAGTGTGTACATTCAGTGGGAGTAGCAATGATCCTCTATCTAACTTTGGCACGGCGCAGCCCATAAGTGCATCCCCTCCATCACCTCTCTGGCAATGTGCAGCACGTAAataggtcctctctctctctcaaggctCTGGCTCATTAATGGGTTCCCTCCGTCACTGATCTGAATAACAAACACGAGCTACCTCATCTCTCAATAACAGACAGTGGCAAGTGACCCATGCCAGTGACATGTGATGAAAGCTCATTAGTCCTGGTGCAGCTGCTAAATGAGTCCCTCTTGGTAGGACTCCTCTGCAGGTCCAAAAATACCTTTCTGTGTGACTGAACCCTGGACAAACCAAAATGATGTTTTTAATGAGCTGGGCTTCTGATCACACAACAAGGCAGAAGCATTTAGAAAAGGTCTAACCTCTAGTTGCCAGCAGTTTCTTCATCTCATAGTCataatcctgcagaaacaggaGAAGGCCAGTAAAATCAAGGAGAAAAATGCAGTTTTGTTGTTCTGTAAATGatgtgtcctgggggggggggggggtgggggggtttactgagagaacagaacagaagatgaCTTGACCTAGCGCATCCTGCCATTACCGCGGAGATAAACATGTTATCCCCATGGTAACCTTTGGTTCAGGGGCACCAAGTGGACAAATTAGGGCAAAAACAACAACTACCACATACACACAATCTTCAAATGAGATTTTGTAAGACTGAAAGAAAGAGGTCAGATCAATTGATGAGACAGTCTACAAGACACACCGTGTGACATATGCTCCTCCATATTTCTCAttcaggatttaaaaaaaagttctAGCTGCTACAAACCTGTTAATAAATCATTTGAAATCAGAGGGAGTCTCACCTCGTTCCTCGACACGTCAGTGAGAGTGTCATGATTCGGAGTCAAATCCCTCATCAGGCTGTTCCGTCTAGtgtcactcctctctcccccaatTTCTCGCAGGCTGTTCCGTCTACTAtcacccctccccccctccatctctctcaggctGTTGTGTCTCTCACTCcgtcctccctccttctctccgtcCAGCAGTCTGCAACAGAGCAGCGGCAGTGAGACCAAGGTCAGGCCTGAGCCAAAAGTGTGAAAGCTGTTTTGTAGGACTCACTTAGCCAAGTAGCTCTCTCAACTAATCCAAGGGCAGTAAGGAGTATTGAGACATGATACTGGTGAGAGGGAATGAATAAATGCAATACCTGTACCTTTCTGACATTATTATTTAGAATGAGTGTTGCTAAACTGCCCAAAAAATAACCCTGCGGTCCCAAATTCTCTTGTTATTTTCCAGAGGCAATATCAAAAAACAGCAGAACAAAAGGCTAAACATCTACTAAATTAAGATGAAAATGCTAATGTTTTGTTTTATAGTTTGTCATTCCATTCTGAAAAAAAACAGGGGCTCCTATCTAAGATTCAAATCCACAGATATTTGGGCCTATCCAACCAAAATCCTAACCTCACCCATTGTGTCTAGGAACAATTTAATGTCACAGTACGCTCCCTAGTGTGAATGTGTTTACCTCATGACCTGGCCTGTTGAGTGGCGTCTCCCCTGGTTGAGGAACCTGCACACTTCAGGACCCTGGAGGCTGCTCCTCCGACTCATCATCCTGACCTGGCTCATGACATCACTCAGCTCTGATGTCATCGAACCAGGGCTCTCGTCCTCGTCGGACAGGCCGGACGGATCCTCGTTTTCTGGGATCTGGGGAAACAGAGGTGATCTCATTGGTCGAACCTGATCCTACTGATCCAATAGCACCACCCTTAGGACAACTGCAGAATCAAATCTCCTGCAGGGAAACGCCTTACTACTGTAGCAATCACAgggggttggtggcaccttaattggcgaggacaggctcatagtaatggctggaacggaatgaatggaatggaattgaaCTCATCAAACAAAcagtttctatgtgtttgataccattccattcatatacttttatttacaaagccattttgggtttaccaGCTTTTTATTTggccatttttattgttcagaaatatgGTGGGTTCTCTCTTCgctcgctggactttatcctgctaactgttccaaatgtcccaactgaatttggtaaaagggcttttatgtactctgcgccatcgtcttggaacgccttacaaaatacttttacactggaagaacttgtcccgattggtatttttaaatcactgatgaatgatcttgagactgattccctgacctgtcaatgtatTTAATTTGCTGTtcatgattttgttatactcctgtgaattctatggtttttactagattacttgtaatTTTTCATGTTTGTCTGTCATTTTTgcaatgacttggtgctgcctatcttggccaggacactcttgaaaaatagattttaaatctcaatgagcccttcctggttaaacaaggttaaataaataaatataaatataaattcaCTCCGTTCCAGTGATTATTATGAGcagtcctcccctcaacagcctcctgtgGTATCAATCCATGATATCGCTCACTCTCTCAAATTCTCACAGTACTTCACTGAGTCTAGTACGAGAGGGGCAAATGTGGTTGTTTTTTGTAGTGTTGTGTGTTAGTTATATGGATTAATACTGGAATCTGACGGTGACCCaatctctccacaccttctccaGTTGCCTGCTCTCTTTCCCCTTCAGTCCCATCCTCACTTCCTCAGAGGGCGGAGTCAGGCCTGGTGGAGGTGACGGGTGGGGTTTAGATTGGGAAAAAGAGCCAATCACAGCCTCAGTGGTGGGCACTGAGCCTGAGACAAATCGAGATCAGATTAGAGATTAGAATAGGACAGGTGAAAACAGTGATACATAAATGaaaagacaccacacacacaaacacacacacacacacacacacacacacacacacacacacacacacaccatggtcgGAGAGGCGAAGTTGCTGCAGCAGCATGTTGAGCCAGTAGTTGGTCAGCCCGTTGCCAGCCAACCTAGGGTCAGAGTTCATCTTGGTTGTCATGGCGACCTCGCTGGACTCCAGCCCTAGCAGCAGCCTCCGAGCCTCGTACAGACTGGAGATGTTCCTCTCCAGACCCTTTACCACCACTGACTGGGAAATGTAGTCCAACACACAAAACAATGGGAGAATCTCATTGCACTCctcatgtcctctgtcctctctccccacctccttctcaaaacccattggatgcgatggtcagaggggagggacctctttctcatccaatggattttgagaaggaggcatggagagaggacgcgaggagtatgcaattgagattctccccatGTCATACAAACCAGGAAATATAGtccaacacagtacagtacttcaGCAGACACTAAAGTACCAAACATTTAGCAATAATATGACTATAACACTTGCTATAGCACTATTGTACCTTGGCGGTCTGTTTGACTTTGGGTTTGACGCTGATGAAGACACCCAGACTCTGcatcatttgagccagtttccgAGGGTCTGCCTCCCCATCCTCACGCATGTCAAACatcagacacacaggcagacagtccTGTAGAACGGCAACAGGGGGTTTTCTTACGGGTCCTCTCTTAGAAAACTCTCCACACTGAACAAGGTTCCACTTTTACCTCAAATCTAATTGTCTGTCTGTTTGAatcaaataatcaaatcaaaataaaaatgCCAAATTTGACCGCTCCTAACCATGAGTTGCTGCCTGGCCAGACACACTCCGTCTGGGCTTCCCTGGATGAGCAGTGAGGGGGGGTTCTGTGGGGCGCTGAGGTCTGGCAGAActatctgggtctgggtctggtgcATGACCCCCAGGAAGTGGGCTCCGTTCTGCCCCAGCAGGAAGAGGTGCTGCTGGGAGGTCACATCCAGCTGGGTGCTGACCACCCCCATGACCCCACCCTGACCCCCAGCCCCGAGCTCTGACCCCAGCAGCAGCTCCATCAGCACACAGACCGCCTTCTGTTAGGgttcagagggagagggagagggagagggaaagggagagggagagggagagagagagagagacagagacagagacagagacagagacagagagagagagagagagagacagagacagagacagagacagagagagagacagagacagagacagagagataatatgacatttgaaatgtcttattcttttgaaacttttgtgtgtttaatgtttaatgtacattttttattgtttatttcactttttatttattatctgtttcacttgctttggcaacgtagaCATATGGTTCCCATGCTAGTAAAGCCCCTgacattgaaattgaattgacattgaattgagagagagagagacagagggggagagagagagagagacagagagacagagacagagagagagagacagagacagagagacagagacagagagacagagagacagagggggagagagagagagagacagagagacagagacagagagacagagacagagacagagagacagagacagagagacagagacagagagagagagacagagacagagacagagacagagacagagacagagagacagagacagagagagagagacagagacagagagacagagagacagagacagagagacagagacagagacagagagacagagacaga includes the following:
- the bicc2 gene encoding bicaudal C homolog 2 isoform X1, translating into MATTTEERSPLPTQIEPNRPGPEPILSQLEQYQPHLEPRLECSLEPSPGPILNQNQTLSQTPFPSPSHRDREEEEDEDEEEGGNSGPGPEPVVGEHSDPEWVEERFRIDRKKLEAMLYAPRHGEGLTGEEFFERVMVETNTQVKWPSKLKIGAKSKKDPHVKVDGKRANVLEAKKKILELLEPKVNKVTLKMDVAHTEHSHVIGKGGGNIKKVMEMTSCHIHFPDSNRHNATGEKSNQVSIAGPVQGVEAARKRIRDLQPLVLTFDLPVTLVSQALPDAASPVIQQVAQALGVSVSFRAQPRLYSSCCVVRALQGNSVAIKKAVCVLMELLLGSELGAGGQGGVMGVVSTQLDVTSQQHLFLLGQNGAHFLGVMHQTQTQIVLPDLSAPQNPPSLLIQGSPDGVCLARQQLMDCLPVCLMFDMREDGEADPRKLAQMMQSLGVFISVKPKVKQTAKSVVVKGLERNISSLYEARRLLLGLESSEVAMTTKMNSDPRLAGNGLTNYWLNMLLQQLRLSDHGSVPTTEAVIGSFSQSKPHPSPPPGLTPPSEEVRMGLKGKESRQLEKIPENEDPSGLSDEDESPGSMTSELSDVMSQVRMMSRRSSLQGPEVCRFLNQGRRHSTGQVMRLLDGEKEGGRSERHNSLREMEGGRGDSRRNSLREIGGERSDTRRNSLMRDLTPNHDTLTDVSRNEDYDYEMKKLLATRAMQRNPVVTEVRTPTDTWSGLGFSKSMPAEAVKELRNVSRRSYKPYLANTGQQQQTWGPQNVKEKVSNGSNSENWRDRRGSSSPIFPSPSSSSSSSPSNFSSSFSSTSSFPAFASSTNRPRNDKTSESFLSCSNYFECMSSVRALTASQLSSSPQPTDDLPELLSQLGMGKYIDVFQQQEIDFQTFLTLSDEDLKEVGVSTFGARRKMLLAISDLNKSKRKLSETPAVKPGYLEGGASGRLPRIIDEDTAAQRNHW
- the bicc2 gene encoding bicaudal C homolog 2 isoform X4 — encoded protein: MVSYYFRQKDQSHRQLVKDHPHREEEEDEDEEEGGNSGPGPEPVVGEHSDPEWVEERFRIDRKKLEAMLYAPRHGEGLTGEEFFERVMVETNTQVKWPSKLKIGAKSKKDPHVKVDGKRANVLEAKKKILELLEPKVNKVTLKMDVAHTEHSHVIGKGGGNIKKVMEMTSCHIHFPDSNRHNATGEKSNQVSIAGPVQGVEAARKRIRDLQPLVLTFDLPVTLVSQALPDAASPVIQQVAQALGVSVSFRAQPRLYSSCCVVRALQGNSVAIKKAVCVLMELLLGSELGAGGQGGVMGVVSTQLDVTSQQHLFLLGQNGAHFLGVMHQTQTQIVLPDLSAPQNPPSLLIQGSPDGVCLARQQLMDCLPVCLMFDMREDGEADPRKLAQMMQSLGVFISVKPKVKQTAKSVVVKGLERNISSLYEARRLLLGLESSEVAMTTKMNSDPRLAGNGLTNYWLNMLLQQLRLSDHGSVPTTEAVIGSFSQSKPHPSPPPGLTPPSEEVRMGLKGKESRQLEKIPENEDPSGLSDEDESPGSMTSELSDVMSQVRMMSRRSSLQGPEVCRFLNQGRRHSTGQVMRLLDGEKEGGRSERHNSLREMEGGRGDSRRNSLREIGGERSDTRRNSLMRDLTPNHDTLTDVSRNEDYDYEMKKLLATRAMQRNPVVTEVRTPTDTWSGLGFSKSMPAEAVKELRNVSRRSYKPYLANTGQQQQTWGPQNVKEKVSNGSNSENWRDRRGSSSPIFPSPSSSSSSSPSNFSSSFSSTSSFPAFASSTNRPRNDKTSESFLSCSNYFECMSSVRALTASQLSSSPQPTDDLPELLSQLGMGKYIDVFQQQEIDFQTFLTLSDEDLKEVGVSTFGARRKMLLAISDLNKSKRKLSETPAVKPGYLEGGASGRLPRIIDEDTAAQRNHW
- the bicc2 gene encoding bicaudal C homolog 2 isoform X3; amino-acid sequence: MATTTEERSPLPTQIEPNRPGPEPILSQLEQYQPHLEPRLECSLEPSPGPILNQNQTLSQTPFPSPSHRDREEEEDEDEEEGGNSGPGPEPVVGEHSDPEWVEERFRIDRKKLEAMLYAPRHGEGLTGEEFFERVMVETNTQVKWPSKLKIGAKSKKDPHVKVDGKRANVLEAKKKILELLEPKVNKVTLKMDVAHTEHSHVIGKGGGNIKKVMEMTSCHIHFPDSNRHNATGEKSNQVSIAGPVQGVEAARKRIRDLQPLVLTFDLPVTLVSQALPDAASPVIQQVAQALGVSVSFRAQPRLYSSCCVVRALQGNSVAIKKAVCVLMELLLGSELGAGGQGGVMGVVSTQLDVTSQQHLFLLGQNGAHFLGVMHQTQTQIVLPDLSAPQNPPSLLIQGSPDGVCLARQQLMDCLPVCLMFDMREDGEADPRKLAQMMQSLGVFISVKPKVKQTAKSVVVKGLERNISSLYEARRLLLGLESSEVAMTTKMNSDPRLAGNGLTNYWLNMLLQQLRLSDHGLTPPSEEVRMGLKGKESRQLEKIPENEDPSGLSDEDESPGSMTSELSDVMSQVRMMSRRSSLQGPEVCRFLNQGRRHSTGQVMRLLDGEKEGGRSERHNSLREMEGGRGDSRRNSLREIGGERSDTRRNSLMRDLTPNHDTLTDVSRNEDYDYEMKKLLATRAMQRNPVVTEVRTPTDTWSGLGFSKSMPAEAVKELRNVSRRSYKPYLANTGQQQQTWGPQNVKEKVSNGSNSENWRDRRGSSSPIFPSPSSSSSSSPSNFSSSFSSTSSFPAFASSTNRPRNDKTSESFLSCSNYFECMSSVRALTASQLSSSPQPTDDLPELLSQLGMGKYIDVFQQQEIDFQTFLTLSDEDLKEVGVSTFGARRKMLLAISDLNKSKRKLSETPAVKPGYLEGGASGRLPRIIDEDTAAQRNHW